One genomic segment of Mytilus trossulus isolate FHL-02 chromosome 4, PNRI_Mtr1.1.1.hap1, whole genome shotgun sequence includes these proteins:
- the LOC134714276 gene encoding uncharacterized protein LOC134714276, producing MKASVLVVVLAFCAIHCNGFLFGQDGTWDNLRVTWGINPFGSMNFAAMPLTEADAKAKGFQKISDCGDSSGLHGRRYVKDNDMALILIYDVQGYIAGISAAVSNSLANGFPSNFLKNHPFVLSGNNYHISAYFVNPAIICTTGRSAAEYKQQGVGTDLYIQNGTDPITNAIKIPHDQSDITSTQWTEGKCFPSMGKHYWFNVRKDMSCDEFWPVFLLYNGGKLNAFGWAMQADLTSPRVEHPPKSTISAFMNPPPDCIYKTGTLSTLHIYLTNNPAIDTC from the exons acgGCACATGGGATAACCTTAGAG TTACATGGGGAATAAACCCATTCGGTAGTATGAACTTTGCAGCTATGCCACTAACAGAGGCCGATGCTAAAGCAAAGGGATTCCAAAAGATATCAGACTGTGGAG ATTCGAGTGGATTACATGGTCGTCGATATGTAAAAGACAACGACATGgctcttattttaatatatgacGTACAAGGATATATAGCTGGAATTTCTGCTGCG gTCTCAAATAGTCTTGCAAATGGATTTCCATCAAACTTTCTGAAGAATCACCCATTTGTATTGTCAGGCAACAACTACCATATTTCAGCATATTTCGTCAACCCTG CGATCATTTGTACGACTGGTAGATCAGCAGCTGAATATAAGCAACAGGGAGTTGGAACTGACCTTTACATCCAGAACGGAACAGACCCTATTACAAATGCAATCAAAATTCCCCATGACCAGAGTGATATAACATCTACACAATGGACAGAGGGAAAATGCTTCCCGTCAATGg GTAAACATTACTGGTTCAACGTCAGAAAAGATATGAGTTGTGATGAATTTTGGCCAGTGTTTCTATTGTATAATGGTGGTAAACTCAATGCTTTTGGTTGGGCCATGCAAGCAGATCTAACTTCACCAAGAGTTGAACATCCACCAAAGTCAACAATTTCT GCTTTCATGAACCCACCACCAGACTGCATCTACAAAACTGGAACATTATCTACTTTACATATTTACCTGACCAACAACCCAGCTATTGATACATGCTAA